From the Paenibacillus tianjinensis genome, the window TTAATTAATTTGTTTGAAACGGATTTTGAAAACAAACAATTTGAATCTCTGATATTGGAAAGAACCGAGGACGATTGGATTCATTGTAGTGTGAAAGATGGATTGTTTGAAGGGTTTGGGGGTCCTACAAACTTAGAAGAAATCATATGCATCTTCAAAGACTGGGTGGAGGAGTTAAGCTAACAGAAAACATTCGTTTAATACATTCGTTTATTCAATTACCTTGGAGGTATCCATGAAAATTAATGAAGCGATGTCTATGCTATTGCCTAAAAACAAACCTTCAGGGGTTAGTGATAACCATGAATACACCCATTTTGTGGAATGGGATGGCTGTATTTTAATTAGCTGTTTTGCAAGAGATTTACCAAGTCGTTTCGATAAAAAAACTTACTCAGA encodes:
- a CDS encoding immunity 53 family protein, which translates into the protein MNLLKWLESWYLSQCDGNWEHSYGLIISTLDNPGWSVLINLFETDFENKQFESLILERTEDDWIHCSVKDGLFEGFGGPTNLEEIICIFKDWVEELS